A single Pseudanabaenaceae cyanobacterium SKYG29 DNA region contains:
- the rsmI gene encoding 16S rRNA (cytidine(1402)-2'-O)-methyltransferase, with protein sequence MEVRPQTLYIVGTPIGNLADMTLRAIEVLQKVDLIAAEDTRHTAILLQHFQIATPQISFHSYNSQARLPELLAKLQHHSLALVTDAGMPTISDPGLTLVRACVQAGFRVVPIPGVTAGVTALVGSGLDTDRFVFEGFLPLEQHLRQARIEALCTETRTVILYEAPHRLVTTLADLVRILGETRPLVVARELTKQFEEFYRGTLGSALAHFQQFPPKGEFTLVLGGVAPQTVWTTSQIMAELQQLIAQGMSRSAASRHLAELTKISKRQIYQWSLQIEDKS encoded by the coding sequence TTGGAGGTAAGACCCCAGACCCTCTATATTGTGGGTACGCCTATTGGCAATTTGGCTGATATGACCCTGCGGGCGATCGAGGTTTTACAAAAAGTTGATTTGATTGCGGCGGAAGACACTAGGCATACCGCTATTTTGTTGCAGCACTTCCAGATTGCCACTCCCCAGATTAGTTTTCACAGCTACAACAGCCAAGCCCGCTTACCAGAACTGCTAGCAAAATTACAACATCACTCCCTTGCCCTTGTCACGGATGCAGGGATGCCTACCATTTCTGACCCTGGTTTAACCTTAGTGCGGGCTTGTGTACAGGCAGGATTTAGGGTGGTGCCGATCCCAGGCGTCACAGCAGGGGTTACTGCCCTCGTAGGTTCTGGTTTGGACACCGATCGGTTTGTGTTTGAAGGGTTCTTACCCCTGGAGCAACATCTGCGCCAGGCGAGGATAGAAGCATTGTGTACAGAAACCCGTACCGTCATTCTCTACGAAGCCCCCCACCGTCTGGTGACTACCCTTGCCGATTTAGTCCGTATCCTGGGGGAGACTCGCCCCCTCGTCGTGGCGCGTGAACTGACGAAGCAATTTGAGGAATTTTATCGGGGTACACTTGGCTCAGCCCTTGCCCATTTTCAGCAGTTCCCCCCCAAAGGGGAATTTACCCTCGTCCTGGGGGGTGTGGCACCGCAGACAGTCTGGACCACCAGCCAAATCATGGCAGAATTGCAACAGTTGATTGCGCAAGGAATGTCCCGATCGGCAGCTAGCCGTCATCTGGCGGAACTAACTAAAATCTCCAAACGGCAAATCTATCAGTGGTCGCTGCAGATTGAAGACAAATCATGA
- a CDS encoding glycosyltransferase family 2 protein: MSKVTIVIPCYNDGLFLLEAIDSVKQCDPALYEVIIVNDGSRDATTLAILDNLTQAGYLVHHQPNQGLAHARNTGIHLAQTPYVLPLDCDNKIRPCYLTESIPILEQNPQVAVVYSDVHYFGEEDLIWSLPEFDLCHLLVRNYIDACAVLRKSIWQAVGGYDEQMPDRLGYEDWEFWLRVAKTGAQFHHLPLVGFDYRTRPDSMVQACKIPANHRRLVEYIVTKHEDLYRQHLGRVIADKEYLWFSQFVELQAKVKQLQTEICHLRQSIRELGIGHP; encoded by the coding sequence ATGAGCAAAGTCACGATCGTTATTCCTTGTTACAATGATGGATTATTCCTGTTGGAAGCCATCGACAGTGTTAAGCAGTGCGACCCTGCTCTGTACGAGGTAATCATCGTCAATGATGGCTCCAGGGATGCCACTACCCTAGCAATTTTAGACAATTTGACCCAGGCTGGGTACTTAGTTCATCACCAACCCAATCAAGGGCTAGCCCACGCCCGCAATACCGGCATTCACTTAGCCCAGACTCCCTATGTGCTGCCCCTCGACTGTGACAACAAAATTAGACCCTGCTATTTAACTGAGAGTATTCCCATCCTGGAGCAAAATCCCCAGGTGGCCGTGGTTTACAGTGATGTCCATTACTTCGGCGAGGAGGATTTAATTTGGTCATTACCCGAGTTTGATCTATGTCATCTGCTGGTGCGGAATTACATTGATGCCTGTGCCGTCCTGCGTAAAAGTATCTGGCAGGCAGTAGGAGGCTATGATGAGCAGATGCCCGATCGGTTAGGTTATGAAGACTGGGAATTTTGGCTAAGGGTGGCAAAAACAGGTGCCCAGTTCCATCATTTGCCCCTGGTGGGGTTTGACTATCGTACACGGCCTGACTCTATGGTACAAGCCTGTAAAATTCCCGCCAATCACCGTCGTTTAGTCGAATACATTGTAACAAAACATGAAGACCTCTACAGGCAACACCTAGGACGAGTAATAGCTGACAAAGAATACCTCTGGTTTAGTCAGTTTGTAGAGCTGCAAGCAAAAGTCAAACAACTGCAAACAGAAATCTGCCATCTACGACAGAGCATAAGAGAACTAGGCATTGGTCATCCCTAG
- a CDS encoding orange carotenoid-binding protein codes for MPFTIETARNIFPQTLVADAVPATIARFNQLSAEDQLALIWFAYLELGKTMTVAAPGAASMALAEPVLNQIRNMPFPQQTQVMADLANRADTPICRTYAVWSPNLKLAFWYQLGKWMEEGIVAPIPEGYRLSANARAVLETIKTLDPGQQITVLRNAVVGMGYDPNKLGEYQPVTEPFVPPTEKSQRTSVTIEGVTNQTIFDYMNNLNANDFDALIELFAPDGALQPPFQRPIVGKDAIYRFFRQECQNLRLMPERGVEEPAEDGFTQIKVTGKVQTPWFGAKVGMNIAWRFLLTPQNKIFFVAIDLLASPQELLNLAR; via the coding sequence ATGCCGTTTACGATCGAGACAGCGCGGAATATATTTCCCCAAACCCTGGTGGCAGACGCGGTGCCTGCTACGATTGCCCGATTTAATCAACTATCCGCCGAAGACCAACTAGCACTGATTTGGTTCGCCTACTTGGAATTGGGGAAGACAATGACTGTAGCTGCACCGGGGGCAGCCAGTATGGCGCTAGCAGAACCGGTATTAAATCAAATTCGTAATATGCCTTTTCCCCAACAAACCCAAGTGATGGCAGACTTAGCTAACCGTGCCGACACTCCTATCTGCCGTACCTATGCTGTATGGTCTCCCAATCTGAAGTTAGCCTTCTGGTATCAACTGGGTAAGTGGATGGAGGAAGGAATTGTCGCTCCTATTCCGGAGGGGTATCGCCTATCTGCTAATGCTAGAGCAGTGCTAGAAACAATCAAAACCCTTGACCCTGGTCAACAGATCACGGTACTACGTAATGCTGTTGTGGGTATGGGGTATGACCCGAACAAACTAGGGGAATATCAACCGGTGACCGAACCCTTCGTTCCCCCCACTGAAAAATCCCAGCGCACTTCTGTAACGATCGAGGGTGTGACGAATCAGACCATCTTTGACTACATGAATAACCTCAATGCCAACGACTTCGATGCCCTCATTGAACTGTTTGCCCCCGATGGTGCCCTGCAACCCCCCTTCCAAAGACCGATCGTGGGGAAGGATGCCATCTATCGCTTTTTTAGGCAGGAGTGCCAGAATCTGCGGTTGATGCCGGAGCGTGGTGTTGAGGAACCTGCCGAGGATGGGTTTACCCAGATTAAAGTAACGGGAAAAGTCCAGACCCCCTGGTTTGGGGCGAAAGTGGGGATGAACATTGCCTGGCGCTTCCTGCTCACACCGCAAAACAAAATCTTCTTTGTCGCCATTGACCTGTTGGCATCACCCCAGGAATTGCTAAATCTAGCTCGCTAG
- the mrdA gene encoding penicillin-binding protein 2 has translation MASFTKIATDQERTVGRGARAYVFLGVMVVLLWGAIGGRLVYLQLITGSYNRQLAENNRIRLIPKPPERGRIYDRHSRILATNRLAYAIYAWPIAQTELQWQPIIEKLAQVTGMPSREIRQKIAQAGYQSPNLVKIASNISPRLITYLAEHSSEFPGIQVEPEAVRYYPNGDVAAHVLGYTGEITDSELAKRQDKGYRLGDIVGKMGAEFAFEEKLRGSWGGQQVEVDSMERVIQVLGQKPPIPGGSIQLTIDLELQKAAERALGYGRGAAVVLNPHNGEILAMVSRPSFDPNVFSTPISQATWERLNSEDKPFVNRALQGFPPASTFKIITTIAGLESGKFTPASLLPTYPYLDLGGLLFWDHNQAGFGTIGFAEALAYSSNTFFAQVGMTIGIEELVKWCQRLGLGEPSGIELAREEAEGLLPTPQWKWELLREPWYIGDTVNLSIGQGDLQATVLQMAVVTAAIANGGYRVRPHLLLDKTTPPHKQPIGLQPTTIEVVRRGLEAVTTFGTGAGLSTVIPFAGKSGTAEDPPRPTHAWFTAYAPVANPQIVVTVFVENAGKGGSAVAGPIVAEIINAYAQRQ, from the coding sequence ATGGCATCTTTCACCAAAATCGCCACTGACCAAGAGCGTACAGTTGGTAGGGGAGCGCGGGCTTACGTGTTCCTGGGTGTCATGGTTGTGCTACTGTGGGGAGCGATCGGTGGTCGTTTAGTCTATTTGCAACTCATTACTGGCAGCTACAACCGTCAACTGGCGGAAAACAATCGTATTCGTTTGATTCCCAAGCCACCGGAACGAGGCAGAATCTATGACCGCCATAGTCGTATCCTAGCTACTAATCGCCTTGCTTACGCCATCTATGCCTGGCCTATTGCCCAAACCGAACTCCAGTGGCAGCCAATCATTGAAAAATTGGCACAAGTGACAGGTATGCCCAGCAGGGAAATTCGCCAAAAAATTGCCCAGGCAGGCTATCAATCCCCTAACTTGGTGAAAATTGCTAGTAATATTAGCCCCCGTCTCATTACCTACCTGGCAGAACACAGCAGTGAATTTCCGGGTATCCAAGTGGAACCGGAGGCTGTGCGCTATTATCCCAATGGGGATGTGGCTGCCCATGTCTTGGGCTACACGGGGGAAATCACGGATTCGGAGTTAGCTAAGCGACAGGACAAGGGCTATCGCCTAGGGGATATAGTTGGCAAGATGGGGGCAGAGTTTGCTTTTGAGGAGAAGTTGCGTGGTAGCTGGGGCGGGCAACAAGTAGAAGTGGACAGTATGGAGCGAGTCATCCAGGTACTGGGACAAAAACCACCGATTCCCGGCGGCTCCATCCAATTGACGATCGACTTGGAGTTACAGAAGGCAGCAGAACGGGCACTGGGTTATGGCAGGGGAGCAGCCGTAGTCCTCAACCCCCACAATGGTGAAATTCTAGCAATGGTCAGCCGTCCTAGCTTTGACCCCAATGTTTTCTCCACTCCCATTTCCCAGGCTACCTGGGAGCGCCTCAATTCCGAAGATAAACCCTTTGTCAACCGCGCGTTGCAGGGCTTTCCGCCTGCCAGCACTTTCAAAATTATCACGACCATTGCGGGCTTAGAATCGGGCAAATTTACGCCTGCTTCCCTCCTACCCACTTACCCCTACTTGGATTTGGGGGGATTGCTGTTTTGGGACCACAACCAAGCGGGGTTTGGCACGATCGGTTTTGCGGAAGCCCTCGCCTACAGCAGCAATACGTTTTTTGCCCAGGTGGGGATGACAATTGGCATAGAAGAGTTAGTCAAGTGGTGCCAGCGCCTGGGGTTAGGGGAGCCTTCAGGGATAGAGTTAGCGCGGGAGGAAGCGGAGGGACTATTGCCCACACCCCAGTGGAAATGGGAACTACTGCGGGAACCTTGGTACATAGGGGATACGGTTAACCTATCCATTGGTCAAGGGGATTTACAGGCAACCGTACTCCAAATGGCAGTGGTGACTGCAGCAATTGCTAACGGGGGCTACCGAGTCCGTCCTCACCTGTTGCTAGATAAAACTACACCCCCCCACAAACAACCCATCGGTCTGCAACCTACTACGATCGAGGTAGTCAGGCGGGGACTAGAAGCAGTTACTACCTTTGGGACAGGCGCGGGTTTAAGTACAGTCATACCCTTTGCGGGCAAATCCGGCACAGCAGAAGACCCACCCCGTCCTACCCATGCTTGGTTTACAGCCTATGCCCCTGTGGCTAATCCCCAGATCGTCGTGACTGTGTTTGTGGAAAATGCAGGCAAAGGGGGGAGTGCCGTAGCAGGACCGATCGTGGCAGAAATTATTAATGCCTACGCCCAGAGACAGTAG
- the ruvC gene encoding crossover junction endodeoxyribonuclease RuvC encodes MKILGLDPGIATTGFGLIAIENNSTPHLLDYGIIQTDKDLTIGDRLAVLYTDVQALLAQTQPGMVSMEKLFFYRMGNLIPIAQARGVILLALAQRGITPQEYSPPQVKLALTGAGQASKTEVQAAVVRELHLDRIPRPDDCADALAIALTCYFNNQHIFAA; translated from the coding sequence ATGAAAATATTGGGCTTAGACCCTGGTATTGCTACTACGGGATTTGGCTTGATTGCCATAGAAAATAACTCTACACCCCATTTACTGGACTATGGCATTATTCAGACCGATAAAGATTTAACGATTGGCGATCGTTTAGCGGTTCTCTACACTGATGTACAGGCATTATTAGCGCAAACACAACCTGGGATGGTAAGCATGGAAAAATTATTTTTCTACCGCATGGGGAACCTGATTCCCATTGCCCAAGCGAGAGGTGTAATATTATTGGCTTTAGCGCAAAGGGGGATTACCCCCCAAGAATATTCTCCCCCCCAAGTCAAATTAGCTCTCACAGGGGCAGGACAAGCAAGTAAAACAGAAGTGCAAGCAGCAGTAGTACGAGAACTCCACCTCGATCGGATTCCCCGTCCCGATGACTGTGCTGATGCCCTTGCCATTGCTTTAACTTGTTACTTCAACAACCAGCACATCTTTGCAGCATGA
- a CDS encoding pentapeptide repeat-containing protein, whose translation MAKGWTLLTLVALPLAVGAENLQHLNQLLTTRQCQRCDLTRSGLVQSDLSRIDATGSDLTDANLARSNLRGANLQRANLSRASLFGADLTGADLRGANLTQTDLGGANLTGANLEGAIFAQTDLRQAILTGANLTGVDLRNAYVRGAVDIPLYALKAEEFYIWGMEEGRRQNPKGAIENFNRAITLDPKFAPAYMGRALAKQSLRDLAGALEDAKQAEILFQGQNNPEGAKLAQQLAFTIQNPPQEIKPENHPLSGLFTSLGSILLPFLMR comes from the coding sequence ATGGCAAAAGGTTGGACACTGTTGACCCTAGTGGCATTACCCCTGGCAGTGGGAGCAGAAAATCTGCAGCACCTCAATCAACTGCTCACGACGCGGCAATGTCAAAGATGCGACCTCACCCGATCGGGTTTAGTACAAAGTGACCTCAGCCGTATTGACGCGACTGGCAGTGACCTCACGGATGCCAATCTTGCTAGGAGTAACCTACGGGGAGCAAACCTGCAAAGGGCTAACCTCAGCCGTGCTTCTCTGTTCGGTGCCGATTTAACTGGGGCAGACCTACGGGGGGCGAATCTTACCCAAACGGATTTGGGGGGCGCTAATTTGACTGGAGCAAACCTAGAGGGAGCGATTTTTGCCCAGACTGACCTGCGGCAAGCCATTCTCACTGGTGCTAACTTGACGGGCGTGGATTTGCGCAATGCCTATGTGCGGGGAGCCGTTGATATTCCCCTCTATGCCCTCAAAGCAGAGGAATTTTACATCTGGGGTATGGAAGAAGGACGCAGGCAGAACCCCAAAGGAGCGATCGAGAATTTCAATCGTGCGATCACCCTTGATCCCAAATTTGCCCCCGCCTACATGGGCAGAGCACTAGCGAAACAGTCTTTACGGGATTTAGCCGGTGCCCTAGAGGATGCCAAACAAGCGGAAATTCTGTTTCAAGGGCAAAACAATCCGGAGGGAGCAAAACTAGCACAACAACTGGCTTTCACCATACAAAACCCACCCCAAGAAATTAAACCAGAAAATCATCCCCTCAGTGGTCTGTTTACTTCCCTAGGTTCTATTTTGTTACCGTTCCTCATGCGTTAG
- the glmU gene encoding bifunctional UDP-N-acetylglucosamine diphosphorylase/glucosamine-1-phosphate N-acetyltransferase GlmU, translating into MLAIAILAAGKGTRMKSNIPKVLHPLAGKTLLERVLTIGRSLQPDRQLVIVGYGSDQVRAALPDPQIEFVEQREQLGTGHAIQQLLPHLQSFTGDLVVLTGDSPLLRQETVQQLLRVHRERQADATVLTAFLPDPKGYGRVFCDAENRIECIIEDRDCTNAQRQNRRVNAGVYCFNWQILTQALPKLTTNNDQKEYYLTEVFHYMPAVYALDVEDYEESLGINDRQQLAYAYEVLQKRLRQKWMEAGVTMLCPETITIEDDVQLEANVTIEPHTHLRGKTYIGADTIVGPNSLIQNSHIGHNCEVRYSVVMESTIGDNCRVGPFAHIRGYSQVGAHCRIGNFVELKHTTTGHHTNAAHLSYLGDATIGSQVNIGAGTITANYDGFAKHPTVMGDRVKTGCHSVLIAPVQVADNTTIAAGTVVDQDVPPNSLVIGRVRAEIKADYYDCEGRKRATNAVK; encoded by the coding sequence ATGTTGGCAATTGCCATTCTTGCCGCCGGTAAGGGTACGCGCATGAAATCAAACATTCCCAAAGTGCTCCATCCTCTGGCCGGCAAGACCCTACTAGAGCGAGTTTTAACAATTGGTAGGTCGTTGCAACCCGATCGTCAACTAGTCATCGTTGGCTATGGCAGTGACCAGGTACGGGCAGCCTTGCCTGACCCCCAGATTGAGTTTGTAGAGCAACGGGAACAACTGGGGACGGGACATGCCATCCAGCAACTCCTCCCCCATTTACAGTCTTTTACAGGTGACCTAGTGGTATTGACTGGGGATAGTCCGCTCCTACGCCAAGAGACGGTGCAACAGCTGTTGCGGGTACATAGGGAGCGCCAGGCAGATGCGACGGTATTGACAGCATTTCTCCCTGATCCCAAGGGCTATGGACGGGTGTTTTGTGACGCAGAGAATCGCATTGAGTGCATCATTGAAGACCGCGACTGTACCAATGCCCAACGCCAAAATCGGCGCGTCAACGCCGGTGTCTATTGTTTTAATTGGCAAATTCTCACCCAAGCACTGCCCAAATTGACCACTAACAACGACCAGAAGGAATACTATCTCACAGAGGTTTTTCACTACATGCCCGCGGTCTATGCCCTAGATGTGGAGGACTATGAAGAAAGTCTAGGAATTAATGACCGCCAACAACTCGCCTATGCCTACGAGGTACTGCAGAAGCGCCTGCGTCAGAAGTGGATGGAAGCAGGGGTCACCATGCTCTGTCCCGAGACTATTACGATCGAAGATGATGTGCAATTAGAAGCCAATGTCACGATCGAACCCCATACCCATCTGCGGGGTAAAACCTACATCGGGGCTGATACTATTGTTGGTCCCAATTCATTGATCCAAAACAGTCACATCGGGCACAACTGTGAAGTCCGTTATTCCGTGGTAATGGAAAGCACGATCGGGGATAACTGTCGCGTTGGTCCTTTTGCCCACATTCGCGGTTACTCCCAGGTAGGCGCTCACTGTCGCATTGGCAACTTTGTCGAACTGAAACACACCACTACAGGTCACCACACTAATGCAGCCCATTTGAGCTATCTCGGTGATGCCACGATCGGTTCCCAGGTCAACATTGGGGCAGGCACGATCACTGCTAACTATGATGGTTTTGCCAAACATCCCACAGTCATGGGCGATCGGGTGAAGACAGGCTGCCACAGTGTGCTTATTGCTCCCGTCCAAGTGGCGGACAACACTACAATTGCCGCTGGTACAGTAGTCGATCAAGATGTTCCCCCCAACTCCCTGGTAATTGGCAGAGTGCGGGCAGAGATTAAAGCCGACTACTACGACTGTGAGGGGCGTAAGCGGGCAACAAATGCTGTCAAGTAA
- a CDS encoding SIMPL domain-containing protein (The SIMPL domain is named for its presence in mouse protein SIMPL (signalling molecule that associates with mouse pelle-like kinase). Bacterial member BP26, from Brucella, was shown to assemble into a channel-like structure, while YggE from E. coli has been associated with resistance to oxidative stress.), with amino-acid sequence MEKNPNFPQLFAGMAVLGASVVVASTIAGVAITRLRSQDVLTVIGSAKRPIRSDYVVWRSSVTAQQPTLRSAYQELKSYSDRVLFYLGSQGIPSEAVSLSAVNTETIYETINGVSTGKVQSYRLTQSFTVSSSDVDGITRLVQTSGELISEGVPFSSEAPEYVYTKLSDLRVEMLAAATEDAKRRAEAILKVTGRRPGAIRAAETDVFQITRRFSTEVSNMGSYDTSTIDKDITAVVAITFSVE; translated from the coding sequence ATGGAAAAAAATCCGAACTTTCCCCAATTATTTGCGGGGATGGCAGTCCTGGGGGCATCAGTAGTGGTGGCAAGCACGATCGCAGGAGTGGCGATTACCCGCCTCAGGTCACAGGATGTCCTAACGGTAATTGGTTCGGCTAAACGTCCCATTCGCTCTGATTATGTGGTGTGGCGCAGTAGTGTCACTGCCCAGCAGCCCACCTTGCGTTCTGCCTACCAAGAGTTGAAGAGCTATAGCGATCGAGTGTTATTTTATCTAGGCAGTCAAGGGATTCCAAGTGAGGCTGTCAGCTTAAGTGCGGTGAATACAGAGACGATTTATGAAACCATTAACGGCGTTTCCACGGGTAAGGTGCAGTCCTACCGCTTGACTCAAAGTTTTACTGTCAGCAGTAGTGATGTTGATGGTATCACCAGGTTGGTACAAACCAGTGGGGAATTGATCAGCGAGGGTGTCCCCTTTAGCTCGGAAGCCCCTGAATATGTTTACACTAAACTCAGTGACCTGCGGGTGGAGATGTTGGCGGCAGCTACTGAGGATGCTAAACGGAGAGCAGAAGCTATCCTCAAGGTCACAGGTAGACGACCGGGGGCTATTAGGGCAGCGGAAACGGATGTCTTCCAAATTACTCGCCGTTTTTCCACGGAAGTCAGCAATATGGGCAGTTACGATACTTCCACAATTGATAAGGACATTACTGCTGTTGTGGCAATCACCTTTAGTGTGGAATAG
- the murD gene encoding UDP-N-acetylmuramoyl-L-alanine--D-glutamate ligase: MDKKAIVWGLGKSGLASACLLQHKGWQVRVYDHNQGGELTDRQQQLSKLGIEVYLGQDFTPADLVAWSPQIVIVSPGIAWDHPLLRAARAEGINTIGEVELGWQYLSHVPWVGITGTNGKSTTTALISAIFQTAGYYAPACGNIGLPICQVALTPPAWVIAELSSYQIEAAPSVCPQIGVWTTFTPDHLSRHGTIERYSQIKAQLLHQSRQQVLNGDDPYLQQQRQQFPQAVWVSTASGASPTDSNAADVCIAGERVYFRGQPVLSLRSWRLLGQHNLQNLLLAVGTARLAGIEAAAIEQAVANFRGMPHRLEVVANYQGVLWINDSKATNYDAAETGLKAVDAPVLLVAGGEAKAGNPQPWLRLIKDKVARVLLIGSAAELFSQLLTEQGFTQWEVVATLDRAVAVAAGLVPTLGIKTVLFSPACASFDQYPNFEVRGDHFRRLVQGLEHD; encoded by the coding sequence ATGGACAAAAAGGCAATTGTATGGGGCTTGGGCAAGTCGGGATTAGCTAGTGCCTGCCTATTACAGCACAAGGGATGGCAAGTGCGGGTCTATGACCACAATCAGGGTGGGGAATTGACCGATCGGCAACAACAACTGAGCAAGCTTGGCATAGAGGTATACCTAGGTCAGGATTTTACTCCAGCAGATTTGGTGGCTTGGTCACCCCAAATAGTGATAGTGAGCCCGGGGATTGCCTGGGACCACCCCCTTCTAAGAGCAGCGAGAGCAGAGGGTATTAACACGATCGGGGAAGTAGAGTTAGGTTGGCAGTATCTCAGTCATGTACCCTGGGTAGGGATTACGGGAACAAACGGCAAAAGTACTACCACCGCCCTGATCAGTGCTATCTTTCAGACTGCAGGTTACTATGCCCCCGCCTGTGGCAATATTGGGCTGCCCATCTGTCAGGTGGCTCTTACACCCCCCGCTTGGGTGATTGCGGAACTGAGTAGCTATCAAATTGAAGCAGCCCCTAGTGTGTGCCCCCAAATTGGTGTCTGGACTACATTCACTCCCGATCACCTCAGTCGTCACGGCACGATCGAGCGCTATAGCCAAATCAAAGCCCAGTTGTTGCACCAATCGCGACAGCAAGTCCTCAATGGCGATGACCCCTACCTCCAACAACAAAGGCAGCAATTCCCCCAAGCAGTTTGGGTTTCCACCGCCTCGGGAGCCTCGCCGACCGACAGCAATGCCGCTGATGTTTGTATTGCAGGGGAGAGGGTGTATTTTCGGGGTCAGCCGGTTCTCTCCCTTCGGTCTTGGCGACTCTTGGGGCAGCACAATTTACAAAATCTCCTCCTGGCAGTGGGCACAGCTAGGTTGGCAGGGATTGAGGCGGCGGCGATCGAGCAGGCGGTAGCTAATTTTCGGGGTATGCCCCACCGGCTAGAGGTAGTTGCCAACTATCAAGGAGTGCTGTGGATCAATGACAGCAAGGCTACCAACTATGATGCGGCGGAAACGGGACTCAAGGCAGTAGATGCGCCTGTATTACTAGTTGCGGGTGGGGAAGCAAAGGCAGGCAATCCCCAACCTTGGCTGCGGTTGATCAAAGATAAAGTGGCGAGAGTTTTGCTGATTGGCTCAGCAGCAGAATTGTTTAGCCAGCTGTTGACAGAACAGGGATTTACACAGTGGGAGGTGGTGGCAACCCTCGATCGGGCGGTGGCGGTGGCTGCTGGATTGGTACCGACCCTAGGCATAAAAACTGTATTGTTTTCCCCCGCCTGTGCTAGCTTTGACCAATATCCCAACTTTGAAGTCAGGGGTGATCACTTTCGGCGGTTAGTGCAGGGGTTAGAACATGACTAA